A DNA window from Daucus carota subsp. sativus chromosome 3, DH1 v3.0, whole genome shotgun sequence contains the following coding sequences:
- the LOC108215068 gene encoding CSC1-like protein At4g35870: MKFANPRLLIMQFQPPKASPIEFNLNSISPSNDDSDDFNFAWYGNIQYLINISAIGTITCILIFVLLKLRSDHRRLPGPTAIASKLLAVWHATGRQISLHCGADAAQFLLIEGGSCALLVSLAFLDVSVLLPLNIYAGNAPMADQFSKTTITHITKGSSLLWVHFVFVVIVVVIVHFAINLIERKLKVTRFRDGNGNPSDPGVNNSSTAIFTVMVLGVPKNLGFDKTPFVEYFQHKYPGKVYRVIVPMDLCALDDLVTELVKVREDISKLVRKMELRDLGEDYYESEYGLHGSWRRVKDLWGRFVDELGLSNEEKLRKLQERRADLEMDMAAYKEGRAKGAGVAFVVFKDVYTTNKAVQDFRNEKKRRVGKFFSVMELQLQKNHWKVDRAPLATDLYWNHLGSTKLSLKLRRVFVNTCLLLLLLFFSSPLAVITAIKSAGRIINAEAMDNAQIWFAWIQSSSWLATLFFQFLPNVLIFVSMYIVIPSALYYLSKFERHLTVSGEQRAALLKMVCFFLVNLILLRALVESSLESAILSMGRCYLDGEDCKRIEEYMSASFLSRSCLSSVAFLIISTFLGISFDLLAPIPWIKRKIQKFQKNDMLQLVPENSEDYALESSDTESLQRPLMHDGMFNTAVGNGGSVNGGSGSSEIDIPGQDLSEYPISRTSPVPKQTFDFAQYYAFNLTIFALTLIYSSFAPLVVPVGAIYFGYRYVVDKYNFLFVYRVQGFPAGNDGRLMDTVLSIMRFCVDLFLLSMLLFFSVKGDSTKLQAIFTLGLLVMYKILPSDNDGFQPALLQGMQTVDNIVEGPIDYEVFSQPKFEWDTYNL, encoded by the coding sequence ATGAAATTCGCAAACCCTAGATTACTAATCATGCAATTCCAGCCACCTAAAGCATCCCCAATTGAATTCAATCTGAATTCAATTTCACCATCCAACGATGATTCTGATGATTTCAATTTCGCGTGGTACGGTAACATCCAGTACTTGATCAACATCTCTGCTATCGGCACAATCACTTGTATTCTCATCTTTGTTCTCCTCAAGCTCCGTAGTGATCATCGTCGTTTACCCGGTCCAACCGCTATCGCTTCCAAGCTTCTTGCTGTTTGGCATGCTACTGGGCGTCAGATTTCCCTGCATTGTGGTGCTGATGCTGCTCAGTTTCTCTTGATTGAAGGTGGTTCTTGTGCTCTTCTCGTTTCGCTTGCTTTTCTTGATGTTTCGGTTTTGCTTCCGCTTAATATCTATGCTGGAAATGCTCCGATGGCTGATCAGTTCTCGAAAACTACTATTACTCATATTACCAAGGGTTCTTCTTTGTTGTGGGtgcattttgtttttgttgttattgttgttgttattgttCATTTTGCTATTAATTTGATTGAGAGGAAGCTTAAAGTCACGAGGTTTAGAGACGGTAATGGGAATCCTAGTGATCCGGGTGTTAATAATTCCTCCACTGCTATTTTTACTGTGATGGTTCTAGGGGTGCCTAAAAATTTGGGGTTTGACAAGACTCCTTTTGTTGAGTATTTTCAGCATAAGTATCCGGGGAAGGTTTATCGGGTTATTGTGCCTATGGATTTGTGTGCTTTAGATGATTTGGTTACGGAATTGGTCAAGGTTAGGGAGGATATTTCTAAGTTGGTTAGGAAAATGGAGTTGCGGGATTTGGGTGAAGATTATTATGAGAGTGAGTATGGGTTGCATGGTTCCTGGAGGAGAGTGAAAGATCTGTGGGGCAGGTTTGTTGATGAGTTGGGTTTGTCTAATGAAGAGAAACTCAGGAAGTTGCAAGAGCGTAGAGCTGATTTGGAGATGGATATGGCAGCTTACAAGGAAGGGAGGGCTAAGGGTGCTGGAGTTGCATTTGTGGTGTTTAAAGATGTGTATACTACAAACAAGGCTGTTCAAGACTTCCGTAATGAGAAGAAGAGGAGGGTTGGGAAGTTTTTTTCTGTTATGGAGTTGCAGTTGCAGAAGAATCATTGGAAAGTTGACCGAGCACCGTTGGCAACTGACCTTTATTGGAATCATCTGGGCTCCACAAAGCTTTCCCTGAAATTGCGGAGAGTGTTTGTCAacacatgtttgttgttattgCTTCTGTTCTTCAGTTCTCCTCTAGCTGTCATAACTGCCATCAAGAGTGCTGGGCGTATTATTAATGCAGAAGCAATGGATAATGCTCAGATTTGGTTTGCTTGGATTCAAAGCTCAAGCTGGCTTGCGACCTTATTCTTCCAATTCTTGCCCAATGTTCTTATATTTGTGAGCATGTATATCGTGATCCCTTCTGCTCTCTATTATCTCTCCAAGTTTGAGAGACATCTTACTGTGTCTGGGGAGCAGAGAGCTGCACTTTTGAAGATGGTTTGTTTCTTTTTGGTGAATCTTATCCTCCTTAGGGCACTGGTTGAATCATCTCTAGAAAGTGCTATATTGAGTATGGGTAGGTGTTACTTGGATGGTGAAGATTGCAAAAGGATTGAGGAGTACATGAGTGCTTCTTTCCTGTCAAGATCCTGTCTCTCGTCTGTTGCATTTTTAATAATAAGCACTTTCTTGGGGATATCTTTCGATTTACTAGCTCCAATACCCTGGATTAAGAGGAAGATTCAAAAGTTCCAAAAAAATGACATGCTTCAGCTTGTACCCGAAAACAGTGAAGACTATGCACTGGAGAGTTCGGATACTGAAAGCCTTCAGAGGCCACTTATGCATGATGGAATGTTTAACACAGCAGTTGGGAATGGGGGATCAGTTAATGGTGGTTCTGGATCAAGTGAAATTGATATACCTGGGCAGGATCtttctgaatatccaattagcaGAACCTCACCGGTCCCAAAGCAGACGTTTGATTTTGCACAATATTATGCATTCAATTTGACGATATTTGCTTTGACCTTGATATATTCCTCATTTGCTCCACTTGTGGTTCCTGTTGGGGCTATTTACTTTGGATATAGGTATGTAGTAGATAAGTACAACTTTTTATTCGTGTACAGAGTGCAAGGTTTTCCTGCTGGCAATGATGGGAGGTTGATGGATACTGTCTTGAGTATCATGCGTTTCTGTGTCGACTTGTTCCTCCTTTCTATGCTCCTGTTTTTTTCAGTCAAAGGAGATTCCACGAAGCTGCAAGCTATTTTCACTCTAGGATTGTTagttatgtataaaattttgccTTCTGATAATGATGGCTTCCAGCCCGCTCTATTGCAAGGCATGCAAACTGTTGACAATATTGTAGAAGGACCAATAGATTATGAGGTCTTCTCACAACCCAAATTTGAATGGGATACATATAACTTGTGA
- the LOC108215070 gene encoding uncharacterized protein LOC108215070 codes for MQHLADTSSETSKLRFGSHNHPVCPKPRRLGSAVPELLKPLKCSKHSQLNPDYRSGILGVIAEKTAEGREIICSGCSPTCYTGSPPSRTDNPLVHDVQFVHQMEPFLPLAAPRRNLSDKFGFASASPA; via the exons ATGCAACATTTAGCCGATACGAGTTCAGAGACATCCAAGCTGCGGTTTGGGAGTCATAATCACCCTGTTTGCCCTAAGCCTCGTCGCCTTGGATCAGCTGTTCCTGAACTTCTCAAGCCGCTCAAATGCAGCAAACACAG CCAGCTGAATCCTGATTACAGATCTGGAATTCTCGGTGTGATTGCTGAAAAG ACAGCAGAGGGGCGCGAAATTATATGCTCAGGATGCTCACCAACATGTTACACAGGCTCACCTCCTAGCAGAACAGATAATCCATTAGTCCATGACGTGCAATTCGTTCATCAGATGGAACCCTTCTTGCCATTAGCAGCTCCAAGAAGGAATCTTTCTGATAAATTTGGTTTTGCCTCTGCCTCTCCAGCATAA